The DNA region tcctagacatacctgaagacaaggaggcacccatcattctgggtcgacctttcatgaagacgagtcgatgcaagctcgacatggatgagtgcacgttaaccttgaaagttcacaacaaggaaataacattgaatgttattgaagaccaggagatggaggaagatacagaatctcagtatcaagtaggcttaatcaggacattgaatactatcaaagtctcaccactgccagtagccaccctaaacggaaagattcctaacaccgaaaggaaggttaaaaaggaatcgtggcacaaaggagtccacactaATACAAGAGACAACGTCCTAGTTatagacaagaggtgcaacaaggttttgaacctgaaacaccccccatgataagggaaatgaatcgtcgagccatgcgatgttaaacgaagcgcttcgtgggaggcaacccacgcgtttgatttctaatttatgtcatttttctttttctttgtgtgtgctaaaattttgttgtaggggaggaggagaattagaagggaaaagtcacaaacacctcaaactggaaggaaaccacacaagtgcaATAAAACAATAGTAGTCGTtgtgagtcccctttgtatctggatttaaacattgaggtcaatgtttagtttAGGTGTGGGGGtttttttcctttcatgttttatttcgttttcattttgttcatgttttcctTCATCGGTTTTGACTTTCGTTTTTGCTTCTGTTGTCGTagtattttgttttttttacctatgtgtacagagtgatgagaaattgttggacgaatccgggatcgattgtagtggatgaaagacaccccTAATACTTGTTCTGTTAAGGtaccccggaagttgatgcaaccatgaaaagtaaaagtcggacacaatttggtgacactggaccaagagagcggtatggtagaaccgaatcagaaaagaaaccacatgacacgaggaggcttcagagcttgtAAGGCTAACCAAAATGGTGAGAATACAAAATCCAAACACTAAACATCAGtatgagagttcagccaggtatgactctaccactctgattttgcgtatgtccttTTGACACTTCACaacatgacaacacacactgaggcaagttgtttgtttagccagagcctttctagccatccccATCTGTATGTTTTcccttcgtgaaccccgttgagccttagccattttattcataataaaccccatgttaaccactaatcattcatttcttccatcactcggcatgattgttgtgagttataagatgtgcataaagctaagtttggggtggtaatcTTGAAAGATAGGGCAAGTGCATAATAATAGATCATACAAAAAGAAGAGATTTGTGTAtgtccaaaaagaaaaaaaaacaaaagagaaaaaatgcacttgccgagacttaagactctaacaaCTATAAAATGCTCACAAAGAATTGAGTGgaaaagagtcaaaagagtgaaattaacccccagagtataaGTGATGCAcgaaaaaagagaaagaaaaatcacacaacatgaaTGCCGAGTTCAAAACCATTTGTTATCCATTTATGTGTTTATCCCACtgtacccaagccccgttacaacctaaaagACCTCGTAGAGTGTGTGAAATCTGCTGTTGTCGTGAAATTAGAATGTAAtcaaatttaagagtttggtattgcatactgtgctgAGAGTGTACACACCCTAACCATGAGAGAtgttgtgagtgtgtgaaaaagCTTACAGGTAACAAGGCTTCTTATGTGGAAATGTGGCAAATTGTCTGAGTCGGAGATACCGGAAACttgattggaaaggaagaacacaaattgtgaaggacaaggttgcattgtgagaaatgaattcgtgggtgacctttgtttagactcaatacatcacttgaggacaagcaatgagacaagtttggttgtgatcggtcaccatttccattgatTCCCACCATTAATCCGACGTGtttttcatcactttggtaaaatttgtgtttgtttatagttgtttcatagtcatttatcatgttttgttagtTTGGTATCACATTTCAGTTTATTACATGTTTATGTCAAAAAGGTATCTTTTACGCTTCgttttggtagtgttattgttacaggctgttgcacaggtttaaaaacactaatagtggagttggggatactcagaaaggcaaaaacATGAAAATACAACAgttcaacacgggcacccgtgtgccacaacactgcccgtgttgttggtcaggcaAAGCAAGCTTGGAGAGGAAAAACAGAGAgtaacacgggcacccgtgtgtagaCACACagccgtgttgattaaaacagtgcattaacacgggcgcccgtgtgtgggaacacggcccgtgttgatgcccCTGTAACTTAATCTGAAAATAATCATGTTGGAAagcacacacgggcacccgtgtgtacacacacgggCCTTGTTGTTGGGCGCGGCTTAGAAACTTCAATTTTTTCCATGTGAATCTATTCTGCTCATTAATGGTTTTGGACTTTTTGCTTTAGGAAAATCCATCTGAAACTATTAGAAGGCTTGGGAGAGAAAGGAGAAGacactttttgacgtacgaaagaaaacactgcattgagaagatagctactacggagaactcgaagacggcgagattcaagtgtttcaaccattgaagatcaaaatctcctagttctttgtaatgtttaattttcATACTATAATTTCGTTtaatactatgagaggctaaaccccctatgttaggggggtggtcctgatttgatcgtatgttatgaatttgaacaaatgatttccttattactatgttacttatttcaattcaattgtgtgatgttattatgcttttgtatcggacaaatacaaattgatctatgactatcaataacaggattgtgattgttagggttttcacacaattgggtttatgattgcatcatctaggactagtaacttttttaaaccaccgtaaaccttgatattgtttatgattaaaaccaatgattaattgaatggacatttgagtaagaattggtagtttaatagtttcttccttaaggacttaaggaagaacattttgaggttaggtaattgaatgtttcatatgtattaaggaaatgttgactgaattcataattggttaaatcaaccacttcccctagcatattttttattaaccaattatattttactgtctgttgtgtttattgttaaaattgcaaaacaaccaaaccattatttttttgttctgatagaatcaaagtaaaataagtatttcctacgcaatccctgagatcgatacttggaaataaaactccttagTACTACATtggtaaaaatagtacacttgctatttttccgatcatCTTTCTTAGTAtttatcaatttttttatattttccttttttttctcCCTATAAGAGACTTATGAAGTTTATTTTATAAGCACAcaaatttttttttaaaaaaaatgatattAAAGCTTTATTTTATAAGCACAATGAATTTATTAAAAAGAGAGTAAAACATGGTTACTATAAGCATCCGCAAGCAAACATAGAATGCTTCAAAAGAAAAAGGCATccaaaaattaaaaacataacaCTAATTAAGCATACAACAAAGGAAATGGTTGCAACTGAGAAAATCATAGTTAATAATATGGTTCTTTGTTGCTGTGCGTTTTTCATTACTACTTGCATCTTAGAGAGGCGGTCGAATTGGAGATCGATGATGTATATGTGGTGGTAGTGGGATAGGAATAGGTGTTACCTGAGGCGGTCGCGGTATATGTAGTGGTGGGATAGGAATAGGTTGTTGCCGAGGCGGTTGCAGTTGCGGTATACGTGGTGGTGGAAGAGGAATAAGAATAAGCGATGGAGGATGTATATGTGGTGGTGGTGGGGTAAGAATAGGAACTTGGATAGGCGATGAAGGTGTTTGTGGATCAATGGTTTGTGGTGGATGGTAATTGATGAGTCCATTGTGTTGCGCATGTATTTGATGCTTGGGATTTCCTGCAATATCATTGAGAGAGATAACTGCAAGAAACAAAACTAGCAAGAACAAATAAGACATCTTCTCACCCTTCTTATTTCTGATCATTCAGCAGTTTGACTGCTGTGTTTATAGTTGAGGTTGTAGTAAAGCATGTCGACTGCCGTGTTTGACACTTCAACGTTTTTGACTAACATAAACTTTGTACGACTTTTAATGTTTATTTGTTTACTTTTTGAACtaatgtttatttatttattttgatcCAATTTATCTCACACATCttaaaaatttatttaattatattttattttatgttaaAAATACTCATTTCACTTGTCAAATTCAATTGAGATATTTTCACAAATATAATAATGcaaattattttataatttaattgATAAACTCTAAAAAATTTAAAGTTTTAATCTCATATGTAAattgaatacaataaaaaaaCTTTGGATAAAGACAATAAACTATAAAAAAAAGAGTTAATGAAGTAAATGACATTTGATTTAATGTAAATGCTTTGCAATACAAAAGATTTACATAAAGTTTAAAAGGTGGATGAGACTCACATTTCTCATATATCGTTTTGCTATGTAATTTAGGTACTTCAATTCTATAGCAAATATGTGAGAACGTGCAACCTCGACTACAATGTATAAGTCCATATTATATACGATTACAACGATAATTGTTGACAACGGTTAAATCCTATGAATCTGACACGTCCTCACAAATAAAACTGCTGAAAAACCAAACATCATGTTGATAGTTGTCTTGAAAACTACTTCGAACTTCTCAACTGCCTTTCAGAATCTCTAGTTTTCCTTTATAGAGTTTGTCGAACATCTCTTTGCTTAACTGATTCTTAGACTTATAA from Lathyrus oleraceus cultivar Zhongwan6 chromosome 1, CAAS_Psat_ZW6_1.0, whole genome shotgun sequence includes:
- the LOC127081423 gene encoding 36.4 kDa proline-rich protein isoform X3, with protein sequence MIRNKKGEKMSYLFLLVLFLAVISLNDIAGNPKHQIHAQHNGLINYHPPQTIDPQTPSSPIQVPILTPPPPHIHPPSLILIPLPPPRIPQLQPPRQQPIPIPPLHIPRPPQVKPIPIPLPPHIHHRSPIRPPL